A single window of Gemmatimonadota bacterium DNA harbors:
- a CDS encoding flippase-like domain-containing protein translates to MKRETHILLCLIGFAGLGVLLYQLSTPEVWQHVLMMGWGYVPVIGLSLVVFVHQAWIWRACFDREAERPRLRQLLWVQLAGEAVGNVAPASQVGKEVGKAIVLRDKMCVSSGVSSLVANKTGEMIGGVIFVIGGVVIGLQRFSWPTELRGALIAVLALSVLGVVWTVFRQRRSPFVRFLNLMLWLRLRFLERFRDRAVEIDENLAQFYRLNRWRLTGLLGLHVLGWFLGTLEIYVILYVLGEPMPFVWVYLFHALMVVINAAFFFVPLGMGVFEGGHVFLFHLMGLDPKMGLAVGIIRRVRRLFWMQVGLTLLLIGSRGKQADAAPKNDGLQQV, encoded by the coding sequence ATGAAACGGGAAACGCATATTTTGCTCTGTTTGATAGGGTTTGCTGGTCTGGGTGTGCTTTTGTACCAGCTCAGTACCCCAGAGGTGTGGCAGCATGTTTTGATGATGGGCTGGGGCTATGTGCCGGTGATCGGCCTGTCGCTGGTGGTATTTGTTCATCAGGCGTGGATATGGCGTGCGTGCTTTGATCGCGAGGCGGAAAGGCCGCGTTTGAGGCAGTTGCTGTGGGTGCAGTTGGCTGGCGAAGCAGTGGGCAATGTGGCGCCAGCATCGCAGGTTGGCAAGGAGGTCGGCAAGGCGATTGTTCTGAGAGATAAGATGTGCGTTTCCAGTGGGGTGTCGTCACTGGTGGCCAATAAGACGGGTGAGATGATTGGTGGGGTGATTTTTGTGATCGGTGGTGTTGTGATAGGTTTGCAGCGGTTTTCGTGGCCAACTGAGTTGCGAGGTGCTCTTATCGCTGTTCTGGCGCTGTCTGTTCTGGGGGTTGTTTGGACGGTTTTCAGGCAGCGCCGGAGTCCCTTTGTGCGGTTTTTGAATTTGATGCTGTGGTTGCGGCTCAGGTTTTTGGAGCGGTTCCGCGATCGCGCAGTGGAGATTGACGAGAATTTGGCGCAGTTTTATCGGTTGAATAGGTGGCGTTTGACGGGGTTGTTGGGTTTACATGTATTGGGCTGGTTTCTGGGTACGCTGGAGATCTATGTGATTCTTTATGTGCTCGGCGAACCCATGCCGTTTGTCTGGGTGTATCTGTTCCACGCGCTGATGGTCGTGATTAATGCGGCGTTCTTTTTTGTTCCGCTCGGGATGGGCGTTTTTGAAGGCGGGCATGTGTTTCTGTTTCATTTGATGGGTTTGGATCCAAAGATGGGTTTGGCTGTGGGCATTATTCGGCGGGTTCGGAGGCTTTTCTGGATGCAGGTGGGTCTAACTTTGCTGCTAATTGGATCGCGGGGCAAGCAGGCTGATGCAGCGCCGAAAAATGATGGCCTTCAGCAGGTGTAG
- a CDS encoding CDP-alcohol phosphatidyltransferase family protein, producing the protein MSTLTSTFATAFPGQVANLITAGRVVLLFLATAFAVSGDAMLAWVAVPLAFVALVMDWLDGYLARRLGCESKVGGVLDIVGDRIAENVWWVVFAWLHVIPLWVPIVVLSRGFVTDAIRSCALTRGFTAFGESTMMKSRLGFALVASRVSRATYGTSKVVAFVLLFSLNAAQQMSGLAPAFLSGLEMVAVAATYLTVALCVIRAIPVVTAAKRVVV; encoded by the coding sequence ATGTCAACGCTTACATCGACGTTTGCGACCGCGTTTCCAGGTCAGGTTGCCAATTTGATTACTGCGGGCAGAGTGGTTCTTCTGTTTCTGGCGACGGCTTTTGCCGTGTCTGGAGATGCGATGCTGGCCTGGGTTGCGGTGCCGCTCGCTTTTGTCGCGCTGGTGATGGATTGGCTGGATGGGTATCTCGCGCGGCGGTTGGGGTGCGAGAGCAAGGTCGGGGGGGTGCTGGATATTGTGGGTGATCGGATTGCGGAGAATGTGTGGTGGGTGGTGTTTGCGTGGTTGCATGTTATTCCGCTTTGGGTGCCGATTGTGGTGCTCAGCAGGGGGTTTGTGACGGATGCGATTCGCAGTTGTGCCCTGACCAGGGGTTTTACGGCGTTTGGCGAGTCAACGATGATGAAGTCGCGGCTTGGGTTCGCGCTGGTTGCCTCGCGCGTGAGCCGGGCGACGTACGGGACTTCCAAGGTGGTCGCGTTTGTGCTGTTGTTCAGCCTGAATGCGGCACAGCAGATGTCGGGTTTGGCGCCCGCATTTTTATCGGGTCTTGAGATGGTTGCTGTGGCGGCGACGTATCTGACGGTCGCGCTTTGTGTTATTCGGGCGATTCCGGTTGTTACGGCTGCAAAACGGGTTGTTGTGTAA